One window of the Lacerta agilis isolate rLacAgi1 chromosome 17, rLacAgi1.pri, whole genome shotgun sequence genome contains the following:
- the CIART gene encoding circadian-associated transcriptional repressor, translating to MAAMNSSSKRVSSGESLYSVESATSEEDDDRCADFDAFVSDGGSDAEKESGPLKYRRGAYPGRQTFLFSPEPLGRTSPSLPCRERNRRTRKPLGLLAAARMRPTGPCCRHPAALDEAYYSRLADTDGGLTRKPAGRRRAESGRCQNGGVQPHPYAAQPPLRGVKRQRNRGVADREDVRSPCWTERDHIFAQKCLELQGFIHPLMELLNRLKMGRFDQGLSSFQQSVAMDRIQRIIGVLQKPEMGERYLGTLLQVERMLKQWFPHIALRNACADCGVAATQDSCDTAEQSSMEENLPETQLPSSQGPAQSPPTEELHQTHLGDPASPGDKATAPLGESPRFPGGDWPAMNLTWIHTSPISTPPLGNADVGRASSVFGQTLLAPNCTAYGLVVFLQNNPVAPRPFGHPTSSTPAHLSMSCRHSDRLHLGPGQPPRCQSLPGPTAVGSCLWQGPHSGFSRSLPDLPTLGEGHKASSNGRPAYPCDS from the exons ATGGCAGCCATGAATTCTTCCTCAAAGAGAGTCTCTTCCGGCGAGTCTCTGTACTCTGTCGAAAGCGCCACGAGCGAGGAGGACGACGACCGCTGCGCCGACTTTGACGCCTTCGTCTCGGACGGCGGGAGCGACGCGGAGAAGGAGTCGGGGCCCCTGAAGTACCGTAGGGGTGCCTACCCTGGCCGGCagactttcctcttctccccagaACCGCTGGGGCGGACTAGTCCAAGCCTGCCTTGCCGGGAGCGCAATCGCCGGACGAGAAAGCCGCTTGGTTTGCTGGCTGCGGCCAGGATGCGGCCTACGGGACCTTGCTGCCGTCACCCGGCGGCCCTCGACGAGGCCTACTATAGCCGCTTGGCGGATACGGACGGGGGCCTGACGAGGAAGCCCGCAGGCCGGAGACGGGCAGAGAGCGGCAGGTGCCAGAATGGGGGCGTCCAGCCCCACCCATACGCAGCGCAGCCGCCTCTCCGTGGAGTAAAGAGGCAGAGGAACAGGGGTGTGGCGGACCGCGAGGACGTGCGCTCTCCTTGTTGGACCGAGAGGGACCATATCTTTGCACAGAAG TGCTTGGAACTCCAGGGCTTCATTCATCCATTGATGGAGCTTCTCAACCGGCTGAAGATGGGCCGCTTCGACCAAG GCCTAAGCAGTTTCCAGCAGAGCGTAGCCATGGACCGCATCCAGCGCATCATCGGCGTCCTCCAGAAACCAGAAATGGG ggaGCGTTACCTGGGTACTCTGCTGCAGGTCGAGAGGATGCTAAAACAATGGTTCCCCCACATCGCCTTGAGGAATGCGTGTGCTGACTGCGGTGTGGCAGCAACGCAGGATTCGTGCGATACAGCCGAG CAGTCGTCCATGGAGGAGAACCTCCCCGAAACTCAGCTGCCGTCCAGCCAAGGCCCCGCGCAAAGCCCCCCCACGGAGGAACTCCACCAGACGCACCTCGGGGACCCAGCTTCCCCTGGCGACAAAGCCACCGCTCCGCTGGGGGAGTCTCCCCGCTTCCCGGGCGGCGACTGGCCCGCCATGAACTTGACCTGGATTCACACCTCGCCCATTTCGACGCCCCCCTTGGGCAACGCGGACGTGGGCAGGGCAAGCTCCGTCTTCGGGCAGACCCTGCTGGCGCCGAACTGCACTGCCTACGGGCTCGTCGTCTTCCTGCAGAACAACCCCGTCGCTCCGCGGCCCTTCGGCCACCCCACCTCCTCGACCCCCGCCCATCTCTCCATGAGCTGCCGCCATTCCGACAGGCTGCACCTGGGCCCCGGACAGCCCCCTCGGTGTCAGAGCCTGCCGGGCCCCACGGCGGTGGGCAGCTGCCTTTGGCAAGGGCCCCATAGTGGCTTCTCTCGGTCTCTGCCCGACTTGCCTACATTGGGCGAGGGGCACAAGGCGAGCAGCAACGGAAGACCCGCCTACCCCTGCGACTCCTGA